In Brachypodium distachyon strain Bd21 chromosome 2, Brachypodium_distachyon_v3.0, whole genome shotgun sequence, one genomic interval encodes:
- the LOC100826645 gene encoding phytolongin Phyl2.1: MLPASHPLLYACAFRDSALVAELAHEHDPATAGAGSTDDLPALAASLASAAPPHHRYVTHSAAGRAHALLLAPPLVLAAVSLAPQLPASHLLLFLRRLRCLPEHRMRDEMARLALRLPFLDDEALAREAADVAAAEAEAEEAARREGELARGTPKRERGGAGRAWRRQLWLIILADLVLLGVLFGAWLAVCRGFSCIGR, translated from the coding sequence ATGCTCCCGGCCTCGCACCCGCTGCTCTACGCCTGCGCCTTCCGCGAcagcgccctcgtcgccgaGCTCGCGCACGAGCACGACCCGGCCACCGCGGGCGCCGGCAGCACCGACGACCTGCCggcgctcgccgcctccctAGCCTCTGCAGCGCCTCCGCACCACCGGTACGTCACCCATTCCGCCGCGGGGCGCGCGCACGCTCTGCTCCTCGCGCCGCCACTCGTGCTCGCGGCGGTCTCGCTCGCGCCGCAGCTCCCGGCGTCCCACCTGCTGCTCTTCCTCCGACGCCTGCGATGCCTCCCCGAGCACAGGATGCGCGACGAGATGGCGCGGCTGGCGCTCCGTCTGCCGTTCCTCGACGATGAGGCGCTCGCGCGCGAGGCCGccgatgtcgccgccgccgaggccgaggcggaggaggcggcgcggagggAGGGTGAGCTCGCTCGTGGGACGCCCAAGCGGGAgcgtggcggcgccgggcggGCGTGGAGGCGCCAGCTCTGGTTGATCATCCTCGCGGATCTCGTGCTCCTCGGTGTACTCTTCGGCGCCTGGCTCGCAGTTTGCAGGGGTTTCAGCTGCATTGGCCGGTAA